Proteins encoded within one genomic window of Deinococcus aerophilus:
- a CDS encoding ABC transporter substrate-binding protein, with the protein MKRLLLLSLALTATAQAATTITIATVNNPDMVTMQKLTPEFTKKYPDINVKWVVLPENELRQKVTLDVASNAGGFDVATVGAYEVPIWAKNGWLDPLTPMFAKNPEIAKSYNVDDIIPGVRKALTVNGNLYAVPFYAESSMTFYNKDLFKAAGLTMPQSPTWSQIQNFAAKIHNPSKGVYGICLRGLPGWGENAAVFSTVVNTFGGRWYDNNWQAQLNSPAWKNAMTFYVDTIRKYGPPGATGNGFTENLTLMSQGKCGMWVDATVAAGFLSDPSSSKITKSVGFANAPVGPGTPKGNHWYWSWNLAIPKSTKKEDAAFKFITWATSQDYIALVAKEKGTWASVPPGTRTSTYNNPNYKKAAGAFSGLVLSAINSADVTNATKDPVPYTGIQYVAIPQFQALGTQVGQFLAGAISGQTTVDQALKQAQNAAQKVAKDGGYQK; encoded by the coding sequence ATGAAACGACTGTTGCTGCTCAGCCTCGCCCTGACCGCCACGGCCCAGGCGGCCACCACCATCACGATCGCCACCGTGAACAACCCGGACATGGTGACCATGCAGAAGCTGACGCCGGAGTTCACCAAGAAGTACCCGGACATCAACGTGAAATGGGTGGTGCTGCCCGAAAACGAGCTGCGCCAGAAGGTCACGCTGGACGTCGCGAGCAACGCGGGCGGCTTCGACGTCGCCACGGTGGGGGCATACGAGGTGCCGATCTGGGCCAAGAACGGCTGGCTCGATCCGCTGACCCCGATGTTCGCCAAGAACCCCGAGATTGCCAAGAGTTACAACGTCGACGACATTATCCCCGGGGTCCGCAAGGCGCTGACGGTCAACGGCAACCTGTACGCCGTACCGTTCTATGCCGAGAGCAGCATGACCTTCTACAACAAGGATCTGTTCAAGGCTGCCGGTCTGACCATGCCGCAGAGCCCCACCTGGAGCCAGATCCAGAACTTTGCGGCCAAGATCCATAACCCGTCCAAGGGCGTTTACGGCATCTGCCTGCGCGGGCTGCCCGGCTGGGGCGAGAACGCCGCCGTGTTCAGCACCGTGGTGAACACCTTCGGTGGGCGCTGGTACGACAACAACTGGCAAGCGCAGCTCAACTCGCCGGCGTGGAAGAACGCCATGACCTTCTACGTCGACACCATCCGGAAGTACGGCCCTCCCGGCGCCACCGGCAACGGCTTTACCGAGAACCTGACCCTGATGAGCCAGGGCAAGTGCGGCATGTGGGTGGACGCCACCGTGGCCGCCGGTTTCCTGAGCGATCCGAGCAGCTCCAAGATCACCAAATCGGTGGGCTTCGCCAACGCGCCGGTCGGCCCCGGCACCCCCAAGGGCAACCACTGGTACTGGAGCTGGAACCTGGCGATTCCCAAGAGCACCAAGAAGGAGGACGCCGCCTTCAAGTTCATCACCTGGGCCACCAGCCAGGACTACATCGCGCTGGTCGCCAAGGAAAAGGGCACCTGGGCCTCGGTTCCCCCCGGCACCCGCACCAGCACCTACAACAACCCCAACTACAAGAAGGCCGCCGGAGCGTTCAGCGGTCTGGTCCTGAGCGCCATCAACAGCGCCGACGTGACCAACGCCACCAAGGACCCCGTTCCCTACACGGGCATCCAGTACGTCGCCATTCCGCAGTTCCAAGCGCTGGGCACCCAGGTGGGCCAGTTCCTGGCCGGGGCCATCAGCGGTCAGACCACCGTGGATCAGGCCCTCAAGCAGGCGCAGAACGCCGCCCAGAAGGTCGCCAAGGACGGCGGCTACCAGAAGTAA
- a CDS encoding LacI family DNA-binding transcriptional regulator → MSTIEDVARLAGVAPTTAKRALREPEKLTPATLARVQQAIEQLHYEPDLRAGGLRAGQSSIIGLIVGSILEPFFAQFARTATRVLADSGYTLIISENEYSAARELEELRRLYGLRVAGIMLRPGYGAESRDYLTRLTGRGVGIVEYDYAPPHSPYSSVTLDNPRAMYSAVEYLHGLGHRRIAALGTYHPVIHPEERSRTFPEAMNACGLRVYPEYQRVTLLTEDTAYSLTHELLGLPQPPTALIALAGTQAIGAYRAIRERGLQIPGDLSLLTFDDYPWTALVEPPITVMDQPVEEMARATTALMLAHLEGQPVSEHRMFPSRLIVRGSTAPPAAALAAAHGRAAG, encoded by the coding sequence GTGTCCACCATCGAAGACGTCGCCCGGCTTGCGGGCGTCGCCCCCACCACCGCCAAACGGGCCCTGCGTGAGCCCGAAAAGCTCACGCCCGCCACGCTCGCGCGGGTGCAGCAGGCCATCGAGCAGCTGCACTACGAACCGGACCTGCGGGCAGGCGGACTGCGCGCGGGCCAGAGCAGCATCATTGGCCTGATCGTGGGCAGCATCCTGGAGCCGTTCTTTGCGCAGTTCGCCCGCACCGCCACGCGCGTGCTGGCCGACAGTGGCTATACCCTGATCATCAGCGAGAATGAGTACAGCGCCGCGCGTGAGCTCGAGGAGTTGCGGCGGCTGTACGGACTGCGGGTTGCGGGCATCATGCTGCGGCCCGGCTACGGCGCCGAGAGCCGGGATTATCTGACGCGCCTGACCGGACGCGGTGTGGGCATCGTCGAGTACGATTACGCGCCTCCCCACAGCCCCTACTCCAGCGTCACCCTGGACAACCCGCGCGCGATGTACAGCGCCGTCGAATACCTGCACGGCCTGGGGCACCGGCGCATCGCGGCGCTGGGAACCTACCACCCGGTCATTCACCCCGAGGAACGCAGCCGCACTTTTCCGGAAGCCATGAATGCCTGCGGTCTGCGCGTTTACCCCGAATACCAGCGCGTCACCCTGCTCACCGAGGACACCGCCTACTCCCTGACCCACGAACTGCTGGGCCTGCCGCAGCCGCCCACCGCCCTGATCGCCCTGGCCGGCACCCAGGCCATCGGGGCCTACCGCGCAATCCGGGAGCGCGGCCTGCAGATCCCGGGCGACCTGTCTTTGCTCACCTTCGACGATTACCCGTGGACAGCCCTGGTTGAGCCGCCCATCACGGTCATGGACCAGCCGGTCGAGGAGATGGCGCGGGCCACCACGGCCCTGATGCTCGCGCACCTGGAAGGTCAGCCGGTGTCCGAGCACCGCATGTTCCCCAGCCGCCTGATCGTGCGTGGCAGCACCGCTCCGCCGGCGGCCGCCCTCGCCGCGGCGCACGGCCGCGCGGCGGGCTGA
- the tal gene encoding transaldolase encodes MNSAQTLTDQTAVGTNKLQQLKAVSVVVADTGDIEAIREYQPRDCTTNPSLILKAAQLPAYAGLLSEARGWLRDGQSVDDVIDRLTVRIGTELTRIVPGDVSTEVDARLSFDRDAMLQRARHLIALYEQNGVGRERILIKLAATWEGIRAAEVLEKEGIRCNLTLIFGLTQAIACAQAGAYLISPFVGRITDWYKKSTGTQTYSVEEDPGLNSVREIYAHFKAHGYPTVIMGASFRSAAQVEALAGCDRLTVSPQLLGELAADTGPLTVKLNAEMGSEKEDAITEAQYRYSLAEDAMAGEKLNEGIRSFAADTEKLGALLASPQA; translated from the coding sequence ATGAATTCAGCCCAGACCCTGACCGACCAGACCGCCGTCGGCACGAACAAGTTGCAGCAGCTCAAGGCCGTCTCGGTGGTCGTGGCCGACACCGGCGACATCGAGGCCATCCGCGAGTACCAGCCGCGCGACTGCACCACCAATCCGTCCCTGATCCTCAAGGCCGCGCAGCTGCCCGCCTACGCTGGCCTGCTCTCCGAGGCGCGCGGCTGGCTGCGCGACGGCCAGAGCGTCGACGACGTGATTGACCGTCTGACCGTCCGCATCGGCACCGAGCTGACGCGCATTGTGCCCGGCGACGTGTCCACCGAGGTGGACGCCCGGCTGTCCTTTGACCGGGACGCCATGCTGCAGCGTGCCCGGCACCTGATCGCGCTGTACGAGCAAAACGGCGTGGGCCGCGAGCGCATCCTGATCAAGCTGGCCGCCACCTGGGAAGGCATCCGGGCCGCCGAGGTGCTGGAGAAAGAGGGCATTCGCTGCAACCTGACGCTGATCTTCGGGCTGACCCAGGCGATTGCCTGCGCCCAGGCCGGCGCCTACCTGATCTCGCCCTTCGTGGGCCGCATCACCGACTGGTACAAGAAGAGCACCGGCACCCAGACGTACTCGGTCGAGGAAGACCCCGGCCTGAACTCGGTGCGGGAGATCTACGCGCACTTCAAGGCACACGGCTACCCCACCGTGATCATGGGAGCCAGCTTCCGCAGCGCCGCGCAGGTGGAAGCCCTGGCCGGCTGTGACCGCCTGACCGTCAGCCCGCAGCTGCTGGGCGAACTTGCCGCCGATACCGGCCCGCTGACAGTGAAATTGAACGCCGAGATGGGCAGCGAGAAGGAAGACGCCATCACCGAGGCGCAGTACCGCTACAGCCTGGCCGAGGACGCGATGGCGGGCGAGAAGCTCAACGAGGGCATCCGCTCGTTTGCCGCCGACACCGAGAAACTGGGAGCCCTGCTCGCCAGCCCGCAGGCGTAG
- a CDS encoding metallophosphoesterase family protein, producing the protein MIRLAILADLHANLAATLAVHADAERRGLNELWVLGDLVGKGPRPREVLEWTQAHASRVIQGNWDARVAGASHRPQDLWPRSKLTPGDLSYLEALPYGIEEQFSGAWWRFVHASSRGLFHRLYPHSSLSDQIDAFAPSPQFGLTQYADALVYADMHEALLLDVEGRPLINCGSVGNPLDSTLPCYLILEFDSDGPGYSATYVRLTYNRDEEISAAEASGMPFTREYVTELLTGAFQKRRARTGE; encoded by the coding sequence ATGATTCGCCTCGCCATCCTCGCGGACCTGCACGCCAATCTGGCGGCCACGCTCGCGGTACATGCGGATGCGGAGCGGCGCGGCCTGAACGAACTGTGGGTGCTGGGCGACCTGGTGGGCAAGGGCCCGCGCCCGCGGGAGGTGCTGGAGTGGACCCAGGCGCACGCCAGCCGCGTGATCCAGGGCAACTGGGACGCCCGCGTCGCCGGAGCCAGCCACCGGCCTCAGGACCTGTGGCCGCGCAGCAAGCTCACGCCGGGGGACCTGAGCTACCTAGAAGCCCTGCCCTACGGCATCGAGGAACAGTTCAGCGGCGCGTGGTGGCGTTTTGTCCACGCGAGCAGCCGCGGCCTGTTTCACCGCCTGTATCCGCACAGCAGCCTCTCGGACCAGATCGACGCCTTTGCGCCCAGTCCGCAGTTCGGCCTGACCCAGTACGCGGACGCCCTGGTATATGCGGACATGCACGAGGCCCTGTTGCTGGACGTGGAGGGCCGTCCGCTGATCAACTGCGGTTCGGTGGGCAACCCGCTGGACAGCACCCTGCCGTGTTACCTGATCCTGGAATTTGATTCGGACGGTCCCGGCTACAGCGCCACATATGTCCGGTTGACCTACAACCGCGACGAGGAGATCAGCGCCGCCGAGGCCAGCGGCATGCCCTTCACCCGGGAGTACGTGACCGAACTGCTCACCGGAGCCTTTCAGAAACGGCGGGCACGCACCGGCGAATAG
- a CDS encoding flavin reductase family protein — protein MTSREPTATGPQQPGVTPLEFRQTLGRFASGVTVITASDGETRRGMTASAFVSVSLTPPLILVSVDHRASMYALLGEERVTHFGVNVLSAAQRHLSDHFAGRPGPEESVPWFTHEGLPLIGGSVAQLVCRKHEVIPAGDHTLFLGYVEYSRYTDDDPLLYFRGQYHELG, from the coding sequence ATGACCTCTCGTGAACCCACCGCGACCGGACCACAGCAGCCGGGCGTGACTCCGCTGGAATTTCGCCAGACCTTGGGCCGTTTTGCCAGCGGCGTGACCGTCATCACCGCGAGCGACGGCGAGACCCGCCGGGGCATGACCGCCAGCGCCTTCGTATCGGTCAGCCTGACCCCGCCCCTGATTCTGGTCAGCGTGGACCACCGCGCCTCCATGTACGCCCTGCTGGGCGAGGAGCGCGTCACGCACTTCGGAGTCAACGTCCTGAGCGCCGCGCAGCGTCACCTCAGTGACCACTTCGCCGGCCGCCCCGGCCCCGAGGAGTCGGTGCCGTGGTTCACGCACGAGGGGTTGCCGCTGATCGGCGGCAGCGTGGCGCAGCTGGTATGCCGCAAACATGAGGTCATTCCCGCCGGGGACCACACGCTGTTTCTGGGCTACGTGGAATACAGCCGCTACACCGATGACGATCCGCTGTTGTACTTCCGGGGGCAGTATCACGAACTGGGCTGA
- a CDS encoding glycoside hydrolase family 10 protein, translating into MTLPPLRRAALLTFLLTLGTGLGGWSPAQDTAAPEVPPAAPASASPSPAPAPEVPPLPVLEPVLPPPTSPGPLPAAPLPGAVTTPPPAGSLPEKPAPDLPKPLSPRPVVGSAVRGLWVDAFGPGLKTRAQVQAMVEDAARMGVNTLFVQAIRRADCLCRKSSVPVVTDADLEKDLDPLGLVVRLAHARGMRVIAWVSVTGIANVLAPNTNPAHISRTHGPTSGAASWMARRPDGSWQEGGRDGWLDLAIPEAAEYVTQAIVSLVRNYAVDGVQLDRIRYPDGDVWGYDPKVLARYRAETGRAGTPGVNDPLWAEWKRQQVTNVVRRVTLEVKTLRPDAWITAATITYQAPPQPGDLAAFRRTRTYSDVLQDWPGWMRDGLIDLNVLMNYKRDVVGEQGEWFDGWNRFARSVLARPDGASAGVAAGTAMYLNGAPVTAAQAARSVGAGLGWVGYSYRTPTADVYGQRETTAQGLTAVQKLLTAPGAVLATPIPWKEKPPTTRGLLGRITGTPVPGFRMVEALQNGVVVAQTRTDGSGYYGFAALPTGLTEVRVSGQRWVDRVPERGVVRLPDLSVRDLRPVTALPASLAEPAAAPSQP; encoded by the coding sequence ATGACGCTTCCTCCCCTGCGCCGCGCGGCACTGCTGACCTTCCTGCTCACCCTCGGGACTGGCCTGGGCGGCTGGAGCCCAGCGCAGGACACGGCCGCGCCCGAAGTGCCGCCCGCGGCTCCCGCTTCTGCCAGCCCAAGCCCGGCGCCCGCGCCGGAGGTGCCCCCCCTCCCGGTGCTGGAGCCGGTGCTGCCTCCCCCCACGTCTCCCGGTCCGCTGCCCGCCGCACCCCTCCCTGGAGCCGTGACCACTCCGCCGCCGGCCGGGTCCCTGCCCGAGAAGCCGGCCCCCGACCTGCCGAAACCGTTGTCACCCAGGCCGGTGGTGGGCAGTGCGGTCCGTGGCCTGTGGGTGGACGCCTTCGGGCCAGGCCTCAAGACGCGGGCGCAGGTGCAGGCGATGGTGGAGGACGCGGCGCGTATGGGCGTCAACACCCTGTTCGTGCAGGCGATCCGGCGGGCCGACTGCCTGTGCCGCAAGTCCAGCGTTCCGGTGGTCACCGACGCCGATCTGGAAAAGGATCTGGACCCGCTGGGGCTCGTCGTGCGGCTGGCCCATGCGCGGGGCATGCGTGTGATCGCCTGGGTGAGTGTCACGGGCATCGCCAACGTGCTGGCCCCGAACACCAACCCGGCGCACATCTCGCGCACGCACGGGCCGACCTCCGGCGCGGCGTCGTGGATGGCCCGCCGCCCGGACGGCAGCTGGCAGGAGGGAGGCCGTGACGGCTGGCTGGATCTGGCGATTCCCGAGGCCGCCGAGTACGTGACCCAGGCGATCGTCAGTCTGGTCAGGAATTACGCCGTGGACGGTGTGCAGCTTGACCGCATCCGCTACCCCGACGGCGACGTGTGGGGCTATGACCCCAAGGTGCTTGCCCGCTACCGCGCCGAGACGGGCCGCGCCGGGACGCCGGGGGTCAACGACCCGCTGTGGGCCGAATGGAAGCGCCAGCAGGTGACCAATGTGGTGCGCCGCGTGACGCTGGAGGTCAAGACCCTGCGCCCCGACGCGTGGATCACGGCGGCGACCATCACCTATCAGGCCCCGCCGCAGCCCGGCGATCTGGCGGCCTTCCGGCGCACCCGCACCTACAGCGACGTGCTGCAGGACTGGCCCGGCTGGATGCGCGACGGCCTGATTGACCTGAACGTGCTGATGAACTACAAGCGGGACGTGGTGGGCGAGCAGGGCGAGTGGTTCGATGGCTGGAACCGCTTTGCCCGCAGCGTGCTCGCCCGCCCGGACGGCGCGAGCGCGGGTGTGGCCGCAGGAACGGCCATGTACCTCAATGGCGCTCCCGTGACGGCGGCCCAGGCGGCGCGCAGCGTGGGGGCGGGTCTGGGCTGGGTGGGGTACTCGTACCGCACGCCCACGGCGGACGTGTACGGCCAGCGCGAGACCACCGCGCAGGGCCTCACGGCGGTTCAAAAGCTGCTGACCGCGCCGGGGGCCGTGCTCGCCACGCCCATTCCCTGGAAGGAGAAGCCGCCCACGACCCGTGGCCTGCTTGGCCGCATCACCGGCACGCCGGTACCCGGCTTCCGGATGGTCGAGGCGCTTCAGAACGGGGTGGTGGTCGCCCAGACCCGCACCGACGGCAGCGGCTACTACGGATTCGCCGCGCTGCCGACCGGCCTGACCGAGGTGCGCGTGAGCGGTCAGCGCTGGGTCGACCGGGTGCCCGAACGCGGCGTGGTGCGCCTGCCTGACCTGTCGGTGCGGGACCTGCGGCCGGTCACGGCGCTGCCGGCTTCCCTGGCCGAGCCTGCGGCCGCGCCGTCCCAGCCCTGA